Proteins co-encoded in one Streptomyces diastaticus subsp. diastaticus genomic window:
- a CDS encoding zeta toxin family protein, whose amino-acid sequence MLSQLGIIDRFLTEASVGAGGRFVTWANHDSCAKDMLTTLAVIEAE is encoded by the coding sequence GTGTTAAGCCAGCTGGGTATCATCGATCGCTTCCTCACCGAGGCCTCCGTCGGCGCGGGCGGACGGTTCGTGACCTGGGCGAACCACGACTCATGCGCGAAGGACATGCTCACGACGCTCGCCGTCATCGAGGCCGAGTAG